A region of Trachemys scripta elegans isolate TJP31775 chromosome 24, CAS_Tse_1.0, whole genome shotgun sequence DNA encodes the following proteins:
- the LOC117869907 gene encoding free fatty acid receptor 2-like, whose amino-acid sequence MIGISFIPVVLTVYIFTFLIGLPSNLLAFYTFLVKVRQKPTPVDILLLNLTISDISLLIFLPFKMVEAISNGAWTLPSFLCTLTSFVFYSSIYISSLFLMAVSVERYLGVAFPIKYKLRRRPAYATAASVVFWVVGCAHCSIVYIIQYQDLNRTAVSNNRSHCYDDFSDRQLHVLLPFRLELFLVLFCLPFTVTIFCYVNFVRILVALPNIPARRKQRAVGLAVATLFNFIVCFAPYNLSHVVGFVQNKSPSWRVYALLLSTLNAALDPAIFYFSSTAVQRAFTKCLAGLWHKLRDFMVRCHLPCLTCCGEGGRELEAASGDEAEGSTT is encoded by the coding sequence ATGATTGGGATCTCTTTCATCCCGGTGGTTCTCACTGTCTACATCTTCACCTTCCTGATCGGCCTCCCGTCCAACCTCCTGGCCTTCTACACCTTCCTGGTGAAGGTCCGCCAGAAACCCACCCCCGTCGACATCCTTCTCCTCAACCTCACCATCTCTGACATctccctcctcatcttcctcccctTCAAGATGGTGGAGGCCATCTCAAATGGGGCATGGACCTTGCCCTCTTTCCTCTGCACACTCACCAGCTTCGTCTTCTACAGTAGCATCTACATCAGCTCCCTATTCCTCATGGCCGTCAGCGTTGAGCGCTACTTGGGCGTGGCCTTTCCCATCAAGTACAAGCTCCGACGCCGGCCAGCCTATGCCACCGCTGCCTCCGTGGTCTTCTGGGTGGTCGGCTGTGCCCACTGCAGCATTGTCTACATTATCCAATACCAAGACTTGAATAGGACCGCAGTCTCCAACAACAGGTCCCACTGCTACGATGATTTCTCCGATAGGCAGCTCCATGTCCTCCTCCCTTTCCGGCTGGAGCTTTTCCTGGTCCTCTTCTGCCTCCCTTTCACCGTCACCATCTTCTGCTATGTCAACTTCGTCCGCATCCTGGTGGCCTTGCCCAACATCCCGGCCCGGAGGAAGCAGCGGGCTGTGGGCCTGGCCGTGGCCACCTTGTTCAACTTCATAGTCTGCTTCGCTCCCTACAACCTGTCCCACGTGGTGGGCTTTGTCCAGAACAAGAGCCCCTCCTGGAGGGTGTACGCTCTTCTCCTCAGCACGCTCAATGCCGCCTTGGACCCCGCCATCTTCTACTTCTCCTCCACTGCTGTCCAACGGGCCTTCACCAAGTGCCTGGCCGGCCTGTGGCACAAACTCAGAGACTTCATGGTCCGGTGCCATCTCCCCTGCTTGActtgctgtggggaagggggcagagagttGGAGGCAGCCAGTGGGGACGAGGCTGAGGGTTCAACGACTTGA